The genomic stretch GATTGCGGCAgatggaagggaagggaagggatggGCCGAGTTTAGCCCACAAGACCCTCGAGTAGACCGGGCTGGCCCAAAAGAGGCCCATGAGTACCTGGGCCTTCGGAGGGCCTTTGAGAGTACACTTTTGCCGTTTGcgtctctctctccttcctcagCTCCTCTGTCCCGAAAAGGAAAAtggaggagagaagagagaagccGACGAGGCGACGTGCTGTGACGGGTCAGCTCAGCTCAGTGGCGCagaagcagcagcggcggcggcggcagagggggAGGCAGTGGCACGGAGCCGACGCGTGGGCGATTGCATGTCGCACACTCCTCCTGCCTGCAGGGGTGCAGAGGGAGGGCAGGCGGGCACTGTGGCTGGTTGTCTCCGCGCTAGCTTGCGCGAGTGGGTGCTGCAGCATCCGTGCAGTGCATCACACTGTGCTGCCTGCCCCGCGCAGCGTCCATGTGCGTAGGCACAGCCAGGGAGGCAGGCAGCAGCTACCCCCCAGGCCACTGGGAGGAGGGCAAAAAATTTTCTGTGGACACGATGGTTCATCGAGATTCAATGCATTGCCTTGCCATTGCATGCTGTGAAAAAACAGTGCGGCAGCTAGAATTTCTTATTTCCCTCTCATTTTTCAGTCAATTCCGACGGAAAAATATTTTAGCCAAAGCGCCACACTTATTTATACCTTTGTAAAAGATGCAGCAAAGGTTTCAAGCTGAAATGCTTTGTGCTGATAATCAACAAAGGTTGCAGCATGCAGATTCTTTCTGTGCTGATAGAATGCATTTCTTCCTCTCAAAGCCAAGAATAACCTAACCCGCAGCTTTGGTATACCAACAACTGCATTTTCTAGGATCTTGACTTGCTGAGCAGTGCCACTATAATACTAAAATaaacaaagaagaaaaggaagggaaaaagggcaaaagaataaaagaaGGAAGATGGCATGGCAAGCAAAGAATTGAAGGGGGGCGTGGCATGGACCATCCATCGATCATCTGTGCTGTCGTAAAGTTGCATCCACCTCAAGAGCAAAGAGCCATGGCTAATGATCCTAGGTGCTTCGCTTCCTACTCCTGCTACTGCAACCGCAACGCAAGCAGGCTCCTTTTACTTCAACTCACTGCCAACaaaccatccatccatcctcAGCTCCTCACATCACATCACGTGCCTCTCAGCTCCTATCCTACTCTCTCACATCACATCACGTGCCTCTGTGCTGCTGCTCCTATCCTACCCCAAGCACTGATCAGTGAGGCTAAGCACTTGGCCGGTGGCTGGCTTGCTCTCACCTAGATACAGATTGGGCAGTTTGGCCCAGTGATCTCAACAGGCGTTGCGTAACCTCCCTACAAGCTAAACCACAGCGCTGTAATCTTCTTGCTCAGACACAGCAGGCTACAGGTAGATGATGCTGCAGCCTGGGGCCATGGCTACCGACGGATAGATGGTGCAAGAGTCGCAGAGACTGACCGCCGGCGACGATGCATAATGCAATGCGATGGCATTGCCGTGTGGTACACCGGTTGGGTTGGTTTGCTCGTACTACCGCTACCCGGGGGGTGGGGGGGCGGCGTTGTTGCGCGGGAACAGACCAGCAGCAGGACAGGGCTCcccggtggcgggggcgggggctaCGACGCCTCACTTGCTTGTCACCGTCAGCGTCGCCATCGCCCGGCAGCCGCTGCTGCACAGGACTGCAGGTGCTTTCAATTCCTCGTGCCCCCACCGGTCCAAGATGCAGCGAACCGCCATACAGTCCACTGATAGCTCCGGCCTCCGGGGACTGACTCTTcgcaaggtaaaaaaaaaaaaatctgcgaCGGTTACTCCGTAAAAGGTTCGTTAAAAACTTACAACTACTAGTAATCGCCATTGTACACGATCATAGTATGATCTGGTTGTAGAAGAACTGAGGCCAGTTGCACTTCCAGCTTGGTAAAAACTCCCAGTTTCAGAGTcgagaaggaaagaaaggagaACATTTCAGATAGTATAGAAGTAAATTTTATGAGCCTACGCACATTTTTATAATCACCATGACGAGGCACCAGCTACTTCGTGCCGAGGTAAAACATTTTCGGACAGGACGGTAAAAGGGCTCGCGGCAGAAATTTAAAGGGACGGACGGTGCGTTGCGCACTGGTGCTCCGGCAAACAGACCACGCGGTACGTGAGTTCCACCACACGGGCGGAACAcacgggcagcagcagcagcagcgggcgcgggcgagagaGCGGTGGACGCGGGGGCGGGGAGGACGGCCGGGGATCTAGATctctcacctcacctcacctccactccaccagcgcACGCACCCTCCTCTCCCCGAGTCCAAACCTAGCCTCCCCCGAgtccacgccgccgtcgaccaCACCCCGCTCCtcccggcgcgcgccgcggccacgCTCCCTCCAGCTGCCGGATCCTCCGCCCGGCCGTACGGGTCggcccgctcccgccgccagcCGGCCGAAGTGCCCGCCCGCCAGTCCGCCGCCGCGTTGGCGCCGGTTCTCCGCCCTCGGCGTAGTCGGGGTGGAGTCGAGATCCATCGGGGCGCGGAGGGTGATCTCGTCTCGTGCTGGTGAGTAGCTCGAGCTCGCTCCGATGGAATGGATTTCGCTTGCCTCTCCACGGCCTGCTTTTGCTTCTGCCTCTGCAAGTCTGCAATCTGCATCCGGTTAGTCTCGTCGCGGATTGGTTTGCCGCGTTGGCGCCGTACTGACCCAATCCTTGCGTTCGTCAGTAGCTTGGTTTGTTTTCCGTAATATATGAGTGCGCGAGATCAGCCTGCCGAGGTGCGGGCGCGGTTTATTTTCCCGGTAATTCGCGGGTGTCTGCTGGCCCCCAGTGCTGCATTGGGTGAGCCTGAGCATCGTGTCAGGACAGCCACCTGGGTTTGTGTGATTTGGCGGGCAATGCGGAAGTAAGTCAACAAGGGGGCAGGGGCCCTGTTCTGAGAATGTGAGCGCGGGTAGTGGGTGATCGAAATCTCTCGGGTTTTGGGCAAATTACTGTTGATGTCATGGGTAGCTGATCACCAGCCTAAGGAAAATAGTGGACGATTGTACGACTGTTTGCGCCTCATGCTAGGCGAGAACACTAATCTGACTACCACATTGttcccttctttctttctttcggaAATGGGTTGTGCCTCATTGGGTTAACTACATGTCGATCGATGGTTTCGTGCATGGATTGTTGAGGACCACACAAACTTCACACTGTTCTATTGGTGTTCTGCTGGAACAAATTATCAGTCGATCCAGTGCCATTGTTGGCCTTTTCCAGGATCTTCACATCCACTAGGTGGTGGCTTGCCTGAACTTTCCAGATCCAGGACACTCTGATCTGATTTATGGGCAGATGTACTACAGTAATCCACATTATGACAATATGCCACTTTCTGTGGGTTTCTGATTGACTGAGATTGGAAGAGGATTAGCTTAAATCAAATTTGCTCAAGAGTCAAACACTATACGAACACATCGATGATTGCTGTAGATCATCTCTATGTAGATATGAACTGTAGTTTGCTTATAATTCATGTGATGCTTGGGTTCAAACTTGCCATTATTACTATGATATGAGTTTGAGTGATAAAATTTATCCTTTCTGATGAGTCTTAGTTGTATGCATAGTTTTCATTCATCAACATGGTGTTGTTAACTTGTTACTGTTGGCAGAAAACAGAATGTTCACTTGTTACTTCTGAATTCCAATTGATCTGAAAGATCTTTTGTTGGATACATGCTGTTAAGTTGGCAGTACAGAAATTTTTATATTGTTGATATCGCTTGAGCTGTGGATGGTGAAAATGCTTGAAATCATAAACTTCTAATCAAGCATAGCTAATTACTGTTTTACTGTGCCAATGTGAGGTTTTATCAGGATTATTTAGTTTCATGTGACTGTTTTGATTTCTTCAAGCCATTCTGCATGTAATATATTCCTAGATCTATGGGTTTTATTTCCTGATATTACTAAGAAATATTTCTGTTACACTTTGAATCATTTCCCACTGTTCATCTACTTATCTCATTGTATAACTTTATAACCATGACAGGGCTGTTGTAATTTTGTCAAGCCCTAGAAGGGCAGCTTGTCTTTATTGAGTTGTTTCACAATGGCCTATGATGGAGATGGAGAACAAAGCCAGGATTATCTATTCAAAATCGTTCTGATCGGTGACTCCTCTGTTGGTAAATCAAACTTGCTAGCAAGATTTGCAAGGAATGAGTTCTACCCAAACTCCAAGTCCACTATAGGAGTGGAGTTCCAGACACAAAAGTTGGTAATTGATGGAAAGGAAATTAAAGCTCAGATATGGGATACTGCTGGACAAGAGCGCTTCAGAGCAGTTACATCTGCTTACTACCGAGGCGCTGTCGGAGCTCTCCTTGTTTATGATATTAGCAGACGCCAGACTTTTGATAGTGTTGGTCGATGGCTTAATGAACTGCACAGTAAGATCCACTATTTACCAAATTCTTAAGCATGGAATACACTCATTCCAATGAATCTTTCACTAGTTTATTTTCGATTAATGGGGCTGTGTGTTACAAGTCACAATTTCCTAGTCATCTAGAATGACTTTTGAGTTCTTAGCATTAATGCACTTGCCATCATGAACCAATTATCTCATGGCCGACCATGGACAAAAGCAAGATGCACTTAGTTTTAGATTTCAACACTCGGCCTTTTTTCTTATTATAGGTTTATGCTTTTACCTCATAATTTATTTCTGACTCATTTTTACCACAGCTCATTCCGATATGAATGTCGTCACAATCCTGGTGGGTAACAAAACCGACCTCAAGCATGCTCGCGAGGTGAGCACTGCGGAAGGCCAAGCGCTGGCTGAGGCTCAGGGCCTCTTCTTCATGGAAACCTCGGCCCTGGACTCATCAAACGTTGCAGCAGCTTTTCAAACTGTTGTTAAGGAGATCTACAGCATACTAAGCCGGAAGGTATTTCAATCTCAAGAGCAGAAGAGAAGCGAGCTGCAGTCATTGAGCAACGGGAAGGCTGTGGTGCTGCAGGGTGAGACCAATGAAACAAGCAGTGGTGGGAGGTGGTGCTGTTCCTCATAACCTGTAAGATATCTCTCATATTCTGACCTTGCTTAAGCTTGCTCCATCTCTGTTCTCTTGACCATCGAATCCAGCTAGCATCGTCTTATTCCCAAACTTTTGTGTTGATGAATAATCTATCTTTCCAGGGCAGCCTGCGTTGAACGCGTAGGATTGGGAGACACATCTGGGTATGTAAGGTTAAGTCTGTGAAAAGTTGTTTTTCCATGTTCTTGTTCTAAAGGGTGAGGTGGGGCGAGGCTGCTTGTATGAAAGCTGTGTTTTCCGTCATGAGGAAATCAATGTATAGTTCGATTGATCCTTGGGAAGGTATTGATATACATGATTGTGTAAAGAGAAAGTGCGACCGACTGTTGTGTCATTCTGCATCATTCTAGTCTAGAAAGAAACCGTTCTTTCATTCATTCTACATCATCCTAGCCCCCAGGACACCTTCGTACGGTGATTTTCAGGTTCCAGGGAATGGCTGCGAAATATACGCTAAATTGTCATAGCGACATAGTGGCATCTGCTTCCATACCACAACTGTCGATGGTAGCGACTCAAGGCAGATAAGTtcaaaaacagaaagaaaaatgaaaatatcAAACGTTAGACAACAATATCGCAAGTGATCATGATATGCAGGATCAGGAACAGTATCATTTGTTACCGAGCACAGtcaatgatgaggacatcataAGATGTCATCGTCTTTGGGAGCAGTATCATCATGATTGGAGCGCGATAGCAACGTGAaagccaagcagcagcagcaagcatgAAAGCTGACTGAAACGTTTCAAAGTTGAAACCACAAGGACGGATCGCTAATCATCGCTAGGAACAGTGCCGCTGCAGATTCACATCTTCTGCGTTCCCTCTGATGCACGCATGCCAATTCCAGTCCATCTCATGAACCAAACAACAGCGGACTGAACAGTGAACACAGATGCCGTGCATCAAATAGTTATCTGGATGGCAACCCCAGCAGTCGTTCACTAGTTGGTAGCTTCCATGGTGGAACACGCCGTTAACCCTTCAATTTGCAGATCACTCAACTGATTGAAATATCTCAGATACATAATTTACTTTGTTCCCACTTTAACCAAGCTCTCATTGGCAAATCTGGATGGCAACCACAGCAGTTCTTCAGTAGTTGGTAGCTTCCATGGGTCACCGTCGTTCTCTCTTCAATTTGCAGTTCCCTCAACTGGTTGGATATCTCGGATATATAATTTACTATCTTCTCACTTTAACCAAGTTCTCATTGCCAAGCCCCCTTAGTTAAccgtatattttttttcttttcatagtTTGCTCCACAGCAAACGTTTGCTCCTAAAAATGCTGATAGGATCTGAATGGTAAAGAGACAAAAATGTAGCCATAATCCATGTTGTCTTGAAGTTTGATACTACATGGTTCAAGATAGACATTCAGATTACAGGACATACATAAGGCGTAAAGAATATGATCCAGTTACAGCAACAACTTGCTGAGCCTTCTGTATTTCACATATATACAAGCCCTTGGCATCTTTCGTTGCCTCTGCGCCTTGATCTTTCAGGATTCAACACTGCCAGAAGAAAACATGTTCTTttggggtgtgtgtgtggggggggggggggggggggggggagccaCAAGCCAGGAAACACCACGGTTTCAAGCATTTCATGGAACTGCATGGTTATCATCGTATCAACATGAAGTGGGAAAAACACCAAAGTGATTTACTTCTTTGAAATAAATCTTGAAGACACAGGTTTGTTGAACCTATAATGCTGTAACAGAATAATGTGAGAACACGTTTGGTAATTATTAAAACAAAAGTATGAATCAAGATTAAAATACAGAAGAACAAAATGCGATAGTGTTCCTTCCTTTTCTCATTTCCATTATCAACTAATCGAATAAAGCTAAAATACATAAATTAACAAACGTGAACAGATTAAAATACAGAAGACCAAAATGCGATAGTGTTCCTTCCTTTTCTAATTTCCATTATCAACTAATCGAATAAAGCTCAGATAAATAAATTAACAAACGTGAACTAAATGTCCAAGAGTTCAAATGAGAAATCTCAAACCATCAATTTTACCTAGGTTTCTTTCGCTTCCTCTTGCAGTTCCTTGTAGGGTCCCTGATTTAAAGTCTCACCACTCAAGGTTTTCCTCTGAGGTAAGTACTCTCCAGGAAGGTTCTCAATTCCTTTTTTGATGATAGCCTTTTTCATACTTGTTTCTCCTGTACAAAATTTTGGAAGTTTCTTTTTTGCATTTTCTGGGACTAGAGTTTTCTGAGAGTGAATACTGAGATATGATCTGGAAACAGCGGTAGCAGTAGCACAATATTTAACAGCGTCTTCACCGCCAGCACATTCTTCCAAAGCAAGCTGAAAATTGCATATTGGACACAAGTCAAATGCTTGGATATCGGGGATCAACATATTCCAGATGATACCTGAATGAGTAATAGGAAAAAGGTGCCAAACTTGTACATATAAACATTGAATGCTCAATAGCATGCCAAAAGAATTAGAATGCAAAAAAGCTTAAGCGTAATTCGCATCCAT from Setaria italica strain Yugu1 chromosome II, Setaria_italica_v2.0, whole genome shotgun sequence encodes the following:
- the LOC101780471 gene encoding ras-related protein RABA5a, translating into MAYDGDGEQSQDYLFKIVLIGDSSVGKSNLLARFARNEFYPNSKSTIGVEFQTQKLVIDGKEIKAQIWDTAGQERFRAVTSAYYRGAVGALLVYDISRRQTFDSVGRWLNELHTHSDMNVVTILVGNKTDLKHAREVSTAEGQALAEAQGLFFMETSALDSSNVAAAFQTVVKEIYSILSRKVFQSQEQKRSELQSLSNGKAVVLQGETNETSSGGRWCCSS